In Sphingobacteriaceae bacterium, the following proteins share a genomic window:
- a CDS encoding chemotaxis protein CheR — protein MQAQNFINQYNKELSDADFRRLSQFIYSNYGIKMPPAKKGMLQARLQGRLRENNMSSFKDYCDFVLSMKNGDLEVIQMIDVVSTNKTDFYREAAHFDFMHSTVLPEFQTTSSGDTLKVWSSACSSGEEVYTIGMVINEYLNGKNHFDYSILGTDISTRILDKAANAVYTEDRVANIPLSLKRKYLLKSKNRENPSVRIVSDIRQRTNFTRLNLMDNEYQQIPRNHDVVFCRNVLIYFDRPTQEKVINKLCEHLKPDGYFFLGHSESITGINVPLKQIKPTIFRKIK, from the coding sequence ATGCAAGCACAGAATTTTATAAATCAGTATAATAAAGAGTTGAGCGACGCTGATTTCAGACGGCTGAGTCAGTTTATATATTCCAACTACGGAATAAAAATGCCTCCCGCTAAAAAAGGCATGCTACAAGCAAGACTGCAGGGAAGGTTGCGTGAAAACAATATGAGTTCTTTTAAAGACTATTGTGATTTTGTGCTTTCTATGAAAAATGGCGATCTGGAAGTAATTCAGATGATCGACGTGGTATCAACGAATAAAACAGATTTTTACCGTGAAGCTGCCCATTTTGATTTTATGCACTCCACTGTTTTGCCTGAATTTCAAACTACCTCGTCGGGAGACACACTCAAAGTATGGAGCTCTGCCTGTTCGAGCGGCGAAGAAGTTTACACTATTGGCATGGTGATTAATGAATACCTGAATGGTAAAAATCATTTTGATTACTCTATCCTAGGAACCGATATATCTACACGTATTCTCGATAAAGCAGCTAACGCAGTATACACCGAAGACCGTGTGGCAAATATCCCTTTAAGTCTTAAACGAAAATATTTACTAAAAAGCAAAAACAGAGAAAACCCAAGCGTGCGCATTGTTTCAGACATAAGACAGAGAACAAACTTTACGCGCCTTAACCTGATGGATAATGAATATCAGCAGATTCCCCGAAATCACGACGTGGTTTTTTGCAGAAACGTGCTGATCTATTTTGACAGACCCACACAAGAAAAAGTAATAAATAAATTGTGTGAGCACCTAAAGCCCGATGGATACTTTTTCCTGGGCCACTCTGAGTCCATCACCGGAATTAATGTTCCGCTAAAACAAATTAAACCCACCATTTTCAGAAAAATCAAATAG